A genomic segment from Glycine soja cultivar W05 chromosome 18, ASM419377v2, whole genome shotgun sequence encodes:
- the LOC114395325 gene encoding flap endonuclease GEN-like 1, producing MGVGGNFWDLLKPYARKEGFDFLRNKRVAVDLSFWIVQHENAIKATHVRNPHLRLTFFRTINLFSKFGALPVFIVDGTPSPLKSRARIARYFRSSGIELASLPVPEEGVSAERNHMFSSHVQKCVELVELLGMPVLKAKGEAESLCAQLNSEGHVDACITADSDAFLFGANCIIKCFCPNFKEPFECYNMSDIEAGLGLKRKHLIAISLLVGNDHDIKGVRGIGLDTALRFVKAFSEEDILNRLHEIGKGNTSQIPICIKFEDDMDMDGNSLNRKQSHCSLCGHPGSKKDHMKFPCEFCVTKADEGCQRKPEDFKCDCFSCDMNRKHKEKKRLKNWHTKICHKIAEEPNFPKNEIIDMYLCNDNASDGPHIVWGKPNIEMLIDFLNFHQHWEPAYVRRMMFPMMSTIFLRDMTTTTEETMLFGQYQFDSIERVKMRYGYQFFVVKWKHAGVNISCKVPLKESSVQQDAIIELDETVDLLDDCDVPEIHEDSGCRFLLTDENMDLVGAAFPAEVKRFWQEQELKRRKNSTSRSQENEKSPSPNSRSIQLNITEFYPSTKVKHRQSKQGGGESSKIADSQGNEGSKMKRKMSSPDKIPKSVRRRLLFD from the exons ATGGGGGTTGGTGGTAATTTCTGGGACCTGCTAAAGCCCTATGCGCGCAAAGAGGGTTTTGATTTCTTGAGGAACAAGCGAGTTGCAGTGGACCTTTCGTTCTGGATTGTTCAGCACGAGAATGCCATCAAGGCCACGCATGTCAGAAACCCCCATCTAAGGCTTACCTTCTTCCGCACCATCAATCTTTTCTCCAAG TTTGGAGCACTTCCGGTGTTCATTGTTGATGGGACTCCATCACCGTTAAAATCACGGGCCAGGATTGCGAGATATTTCCGGTCTTCTGGCATTGAATTGGCTAGCTTGCCGGTGCCTGAAGAAGGTGTTTCAGCTGAGAGGAACCACATGTTTTCAAGTCATGTTCAAAAATGTGTG GAACTGGTTGAACTACTTGGAATGCCTGTGCTAAAGGCTAAAGGAGAGGCTGAATCACTCTGTGCTCAATTAAATAGTGAAGGTCATGTAGATGCTTGCATCACAGCCGACAGTGATGCATTCCTCTTTGGGGCCAACTGCATTATAAAATGTTTCTGTCCCAACTTCAAA GAACCATTTGAATGCTACAATATGTCTGATATTGAAGCTGGACTTGGATTGAAGAGGAAACACTTAATAGCTATCTCTCTTTTGGTTGGAAATGATCATGATATAAAGGGTGTTCGAGGGATTGGGCTTGATACTGCACTTCGTTTTGTTAAGGCTTTTAGTGAAGAAGATATATTGAATAG ATTACATGAGATAGGCAAAGGGAATACTTCACAAATTCCCATCTGCATTAAATTTGAGGATGATATGGATATGGATGGGAACTCCCTAAATAGAAAACAATCTCACTGTTCACTCTGTGGGCATCCAGGCAGCAAAAAAGATCATATGAAATTTCCCTGTGAATTTTGTGTCACAAAGGCTGATGAAGGTTGCCAGAGAAAACCAGAGGATTTTAAATGTGATTGCTTCTCCTGTGATATG AATAGGAAAcataaggagaaaaaaagaCTGAAAAATTGGCACACAAAAATTTGTCACAAGATTGCAGAGGAGCCAAACTTTCCCAAGAATGAAATCATTGATATGTATTTGTGCAATGACAATG CAAGTGATGGCCCACACATTGTATGGGGAAAACCGAATATTGAGATgctgattgattttttaaacTTCCATCAGCATTGGGAACCAGCTTACGTTCGACGGATGATGTTTCCTATGATGTCAACCATCTTTTTGAGAGATATGACAACAACTACAGAAGAGACTATGTTATTTGGGCAATATCAGTTTGATTCCATAGAACGTGTCAAGATGAGATATGGATACCAATTTTTTGTGGTCAAGTGGAAACATGCAGGGGTTAACATTTCCTGTAAAGTTCCATTGAAGGAATCAAGTGTGCAACAGGATGCTATAATAGAGCTTGATGAAACGGTGGATCTACTGGATGACTGTGATGTTCCAGAGATTCATGAAGACAGTGGGTGTCGTTTTCTGCTTACTGATGAAAATATGGACCTTGTAGGTGCTGCTTTTCCAGCAGAAGTCAAAAGGTTTTGGCAAGAGCAG GAactgaaaagaagaaagaactcaacatcaagatctcaagaaaatgaaaaatcaccATCACCAAACTCAAGAAGTATTCAGCTAAACATTACAGAGTTCTACCCATCAACCAAAGTTAAACATCGTCAATCAAAACAAGGAGGAGGAGAGTCATCCAAGATTGCTGATAGTCAAGGCAATGAGGGctcaaaaatgaaaaggaaaatgtCAAGTCCTGATAAGATTCCAAAATCTGTGAGGCGTCGCCTTTTGTTTGATTAG